Proteins encoded in a region of the Phaenicophaeus curvirostris isolate KB17595 chromosome 1, BPBGC_Pcur_1.0, whole genome shotgun sequence genome:
- the ABHD10 gene encoding palmitoyl-protein thioesterase ABHD10, mitochondrial, whose product MALPVSPLRAALGLPVCRLKSSVSFLARPDRPNLAYHKLKGRNPGVIFLPGLNSTMNGRKATALEDFCSSLGHAFIRFDYTGCGSSGGKFEDCTIGKWRKDVLSILDELTDGPQILVGSSLGGWLMLHAAIARPDKVAALVGVAVAADYLVTTFKKLPIEAQKEIEEKGEWKFPTKHNEEGYYSLTYDFIREAENHCVLNSPIPITCPIRLIHGMKDDDVPWQISMQVADHVLSKDVDVILRKIGQHRMSEKEDTKLLVNTVDDLIDKLATLA is encoded by the exons TTTGCAGGCTGAAATCATCGGTCAGCTTTCTTGCTCGACCAGATCGACCAAATCTTGCTTATCATAAACTAAAAGGCAGGAATCCAGGAGTCATTTTCCTTCCAGGGCTTAACTCAACTATGAATGGTCGGAAAGCAACTGCTCTTGAAGATTTCTGCAGCTCCCTAGGTCATGCCTTCATCAG atttgaTTATACAGGATGTGGAAGTTCAGGTGGTAAATTTGAGGACTGTACAATTGGGAAGTGGAGAAAAGATGTTCTGTCTATACTGGATGAACTTACAGATGGACCACag attttggtGGGCTCCAGCTTGGGTGGATGGCTGATGCTTCATGCTGCCATAGCACGCCCAGATAAAGTAGCTGCTCTAGTTGGAGTAGCTGTAGCAGCGGACTATCTTGTAACAACTTTCAAAAAGCTTCCCATTGAG gcacaaaaagaaatagaagaaaaaggtGAATGGAAGTTTCCAACAAAGCATAATGAGGAAGGATATTACTCCTTGACATATGACTTtatcagagaagcagaaaatcaCTGTGTGCTCAATAGTCCTATTCCTATAACATGTCCCATCCGACTTATTCATGGCATGAAGGATGATGATGTACCTTGGCAGATTTCTATGCAAGTTGCTGATCATGTTTTGAGCAAAGATGTTGATGTTATCCTCCGCAAAATTGGCCAACATCGAATGAGTGAGAAGGAAGATACAAAACTTCTTGTGAATACTGTTGATGATTTAATTGACAAGCTGGCAACACTAGCATAA